In the genome of Bacillus thuringiensis, the window GATATATTTCCTGGGCAACCGTATTTTCAAAACTCGATTCATGAAATAAATTCCCATCCGGAAGTAACATTGTTGCTCCATTTAAGCCAGTTGTGTAATACGGGAATGAAAACCTTTTTACAACTTCATCAATTCTGTGTGTAAAGCGGCCAGAGGCAAAACAAATATTTGTCCCTTTCTCAGCTAACCAACACAGCGCACGCTCATCTTCTTTTTGCATATGATTCACATCGTAAACGAGCGTGTCATCTAAATCACTTACAAATAATTTAATCATGTCCTCTTCCCCTTCCATACACAATATCTACTCTAAGTGTACACAAAAAATGTTTGATTTTTGTTAAAAAACAATAAATTTTTACTAAAAAAAAATAAACGGGTGTATAATCCCGTTTATTTTTGTCTTTTTACATTTTGAGGTCTTACAATACTTGGTCGTACTTTTAAACTAGACATTGTTGGACGGAGTAAAATTTTTGTTAATGCGCCCCAATCAAATGGTAAAAACGGCCATAAATAAGGTGTTTGTAAACTTTTTATAGACGTTAAAAATAAAATTAATATCGTCATACCAATTACAAATCCCATCTCATGGAAGAGACCTGTTAAAATAATAACAAACAATTTCCCAACCTTATTCCCTAATCCTAATTCATAACTCGGTGTTGCATATGCACCGATCATCGAAACCGCTACATACAAAATTACTTCTGGCACAAACAAACCTACATCAATTGCAATTTGACCAATTAATATAGCGGAAATCAATCCTGCTGCAGATGATAGCGGCGTTGGAGTATGAATGGCTGCCATCCTTAAAAACTCAAGTCCGACCTCTGCCATTAACACCTGTAATAAAATTGGTAAATGCGTCATCTTAGTCGGTCCAATAAAAGCAAGATTTGCTGGCAAAAGAGTTGGATCAAATACAAACACTAACCAAAATGGTAATAAAAATAACGAGAATATAACACCTAAAAAGCGCACCCAGCGTAAAAATGTACCGACAGCTGGATTTTGCCTAAACTCTTCTGCATGCTGTAAATGATGAAAATATGTTGTCGGTGTAATCATAGCACTTGGTGATGTGTCAACGAGTACTAACACATGTCCTTCTAGTAGATGATTTGCTGCTACATCTGGTCTTTCTGTGTATCGAATAAGCGGGAAGGGATTGTAACCTTGTTTCACTACAAATTCCTCTACCGTTTTATCCGCCATCGTAATCCCATCTACTTCAATGTTATTTAATTCTTGTTTTATAATCTTTACTAAATCTGGATTTGCAACATCTTGAACGTATGTAATACAAATATCCGTTTGCGATCTATCTCCTACTCGAACCATTTCATTTCGAAGTCGTGGATCTCGAATTCTCCTACGAATTAACGCTGTATTTACAACGATATTTTCAACAAATCCATCCCTCGCACCGCGTACTACCTTTTCGGTATCTGGTTCTGTCGGTGTTCGCCCTGGATAACTACGAACATCGATCGCGAACGCTTCCGTTTCACCTTCCACAAATATCACGATGAGTCCTGATAATACTTGGAGCATTACCTCATCCATCGTTTTCACTTTACTTACTTGTTGATGGATTAAACGATTCTCTAAAAGCTTCACTGTATCTTCTTCTACATCCCTTATCTCATTTGTATCCACAGCTTCTTCTAAAATAGGGATAATATAATTTGTATCACAAAGTCCGTTTACAAATAACACACCGATTTCTTTATTCAAAATTTGAAATTTACGAATGCCAACATCGTATGTAACACCTAGTCCAACTGTCTGCTTTAAATAATTTTCATTGTCACTTATGAAAGTTGATATAGGGATATCCACTTTTTTAGGCTTCGTCATAAAAACCACTCCTTTCCAAAATTAATTGAATCGCTTTTCTAGTAATAGGTGATCCCCTCTCCCATTCATCATTCCCACACATCTTACCAATGTCACCGACTCCAACGATGACAGGAACATTCAAGTCATCTAAACAATAAATTGTATCTCCGCTAATTCTGCCAATTTCACCATCTGGAAGTCCAAATTTATCAACACCGTATTCGGTTAAATTCCCGTTCCGATCTACACTTACATCTACACGTGCCCATTCCCAATGATGCGTATTAGACGCTACCGCTAAAATACCGAGCACATCAATTTGTTTATGGGTAGCTACATATTTTAAAGCCTTTTCACCAGATCCTTCTCCAATAAATCCACTGTCATCAAACATGACAAATACAGGGTCATATGGCGTTTGCATAATAAGCTCAACAACTTTTTTCCCTGTCAATTTGGTTGGATTACTTTGTGATGCTGAAATACACCTTCCCCCAAATTCCTTCGTTAAAAGCTCAATTGTCCGCTTTGCATATTCATCTCCATCTGTGACCAAAACAACCCTTCGTCTCATTTAATTTATCCTTTCGGTTTACATATAAGTGCTATAAAAAATGAAAACAATATCGCTGCGGAAATGCCCGCAGACGTTAAACTAAACATGCCAATACCAATTCCTAAATATCCATGTTTTTCTGCCGCATGCATTGCTCCGTGCAATAGTGAATGTCCAAAACTTGTAATAGGGACTGTTGCTCCAGCACCTGCAAACTTTATTAGTTTATCGTACAATCCAAATCCATCTAAAATTGCTCCGATGACTACAAAAGTTGCCATTAAATGTGCTGGTGTTAACTTTGCGAAATCTAACAATAGTTGCCCAATTACACAAATAGCTCCACCTACAAGAAATGCATATATAAAATCCACAATTCACTCTCCTTTAACTCTCTCAAATACGACACCATGTGCAATTGTTGGAATCGTTTCTTTCTGTTGCATCATTATCGGGCTTAATAATGCGCCAGTGGCAACGACAAAAATCCGTTGTAAATTCCCTTTTTGCATCTCGTGTAATAAATGGCCATATGTGACAACTGCTGAACAAGCGCAACCACTACCACCTGCAAACACTTCTTCTTGACTTGATTCATAAATCATTAATCCGCAATCATTGTATATATGTCCAAGATCGTAACCTTCCTCAAGTAAAAGTTGTTTTGCAATCGGCGTCCCAACAGCTGATAAATCACCCGTAACAATCAAATCATAGTCATCGGCACTTCTTCTTAAATCTTCAAAATGCTGTTGAATTGTATGAGCTGCTGCCGGAGCCATCGCTGCCCCCATATCCAAAGGATTTGTGATTCCTAAATCTTGCACTTTCCCGATTGTAGCCGCCGTAATTTTAATTGTGCTTTTTTCATTGCTAATTAATATAGATCCTGCACCAGTCACAGTTGAATTTGCTGTCCCTGGTTTTTGCCCACCGTACTCTGTTGGATAACGAAATTGTCTTTCAGCCGTTGCATTATGACTACTTACTGTAGCTAAGACACGATTTGCAAATCCACCGTCTATAAAAGCTGATCCAACTGCTAAAGTCTCCATAGACGTCGCACAGGCGCTAAACATTCCTAAAAAAGGAATGCCCCACTTACGCGCAACATAATTTGCGGTCGCTGTCTGATTTAATAAATCTCCGGCTAAAAAGAAATCAATTTGCGATGTTTTTATATTCCCTTTTTGCACTGCTTGTTGAATTGAGTCTGACATTAATCTTCGTTCGGCGAGCTCCCAATTTTCCTCTCCACAATGCAAGTCGTCATATGAAATATCAAAATCTTTTCCAAGAGGGCCCTCAGCTTCTTTAGGACCGACAGCAGTACCCGTTGCATTCACATATATATCATTTTGAAATACCCACGTTTGTTTTCCGGTCAACCTCATACTAGTCCTCCTTTAAGACATAAAAATTTTAAAGGTATACCTTATTAACCCAATGATATATGCACCAACAACCCCAAATACAATCACACTTCCTGCCAGTTTAAACATATTTGTAGCAATCCCTAGAACAATCCCTTCACTCTTATGTTCTAAGGCAGCGCTCGCCATAGAATTTGCAAATCCTGTCACCGGCACCGCTGATCCTGCTCCAGCAAATTGACCGATTTTATCATATACACCACATCCTGTTAAAATCGCGGATAATAAAACAAGCGTTGCAACAGTTGGGTTTCCTGCCTCTTGTTCACTGAAGTGAAAATAATGTATATAAAATTTCATCATTACTTCTCCAACTGTACAAATGAGTCCACCTACAAGAAATGCTTTGATACAATTTAGTAAATAGTTTTGCTTTGGATGATACTCCTTCACTTTATTTATGTAATCATCCTTCAATTTCTGACTTGTCATTTATATACTGCCTCCTACTTTACGAAATAAATCCAGTGAAACAACGAGCCTATTACTTTCCCAAGTACAAGAGCAACGAGTAAAACAATAATCTTCCCCTCTACACCTACTCGTTTCGCTAAAATAGGTAGAACATTTAACACCTCTGTTAATGCCGCAGCAAGCATTCCAATGAACGTGCCACAAAATATCCCTAATATAACGAGCCAATATTGCGACGTTTGAAATGTAATGTTTTTCAAACTGCACCAAGCCCCTGTTAAAGTACCTGCAATGACTGCCCACTCAAAATATTGAATATGCTTTCCACTTCTCGTTAATTGAGCTAAACGGGGGATTA includes:
- the spoVAB gene encoding stage V sporulation protein SpoVAB, with product MIESGFVILIGLAGGIAVGSGYVAFLAVLGIIPRLAQLTRSGKHIQYFEWAVIAGTLTGAWCSLKNITFQTSQYWLVILGIFCGTFIGMLAAALTEVLNVLPILAKRVGVEGKIIVLLVALVLGKVIGSLFHWIYFVK
- the spoVAD gene encoding stage V sporulation protein AD; the encoded protein is MRLTGKQTWVFQNDIYVNATGTAVGPKEAEGPLGKDFDISYDDLHCGEENWELAERRLMSDSIQQAVQKGNIKTSQIDFFLAGDLLNQTATANYVARKWGIPFLGMFSACATSMETLAVGSAFIDGGFANRVLATVSSHNATAERQFRYPTEYGGQKPGTANSTVTGAGSILISNEKSTIKITAATIGKVQDLGITNPLDMGAAMAPAAAHTIQQHFEDLRRSADDYDLIVTGDLSAVGTPIAKQLLLEEGYDLGHIYNDCGLMIYESSQEEVFAGGSGCACSAVVTYGHLLHEMQKGNLQRIFVVATGALLSPIMMQQKETIPTIAHGVVFERVKGE
- a CDS encoding stage V sporulation protein AE — encoded protein: MRRRVVLVTDGDEYAKRTIELLTKEFGGRCISASQSNPTKLTGKKVVELIMQTPYDPVFVMFDDSGFIGEGSGEKALKYVATHKQIDVLGILAVASNTHHWEWARVDVSVDRNGNLTEYGVDKFGLPDGEIGRISGDTIYCLDDLNVPVIVGVGDIGKMCGNDEWERGSPITRKAIQLILERSGFYDEA
- the spoVAF gene encoding spore germination protein SpoVAF, with the protein product MTKPKKVDIPISTFISDNENYLKQTVGLGVTYDVGIRKFQILNKEIGVLFVNGLCDTNYIIPILEEAVDTNEIRDVEEDTVKLLENRLIHQQVSKVKTMDEVMLQVLSGLIVIFVEGETEAFAIDVRSYPGRTPTEPDTEKVVRGARDGFVENIVVNTALIRRRIRDPRLRNEMVRVGDRSQTDICITYVQDVANPDLVKIIKQELNNIEVDGITMADKTVEEFVVKQGYNPFPLIRYTERPDVAANHLLEGHVLVLVDTSPSAMITPTTYFHHLQHAEEFRQNPAVGTFLRWVRFLGVIFSLFLLPFWLVFVFDPTLLPANLAFIGPTKMTHLPILLQVLMAEVGLEFLRMAAIHTPTPLSSAAGLISAILIGQIAIDVGLFVPEVILYVAVSMIGAYATPSYELGLGNKVGKLFVIILTGLFHEMGFVIGMTILILFLTSIKSLQTPYLWPFLPFDWGALTKILLRPTMSSLKVRPSIVRPQNVKRQK
- the spoVAE gene encoding stage V sporulation protein AE — translated: MDFIYAFLVGGAICVIGQLLLDFAKLTPAHLMATFVVIGAILDGFGLYDKLIKFAGAGATVPITSFGHSLLHGAMHAAEKHGYLGIGIGMFSLTSAGISAAILFSFFIALICKPKG
- the spoVAC gene encoding stage V sporulation protein AC; the protein is MTSQKLKDDYINKVKEYHPKQNYLLNCIKAFLVGGLICTVGEVMMKFYIHYFHFSEQEAGNPTVATLVLLSAILTGCGVYDKIGQFAGAGSAVPVTGFANSMASAALEHKSEGIVLGIATNMFKLAGSVIVFGVVGAYIIGLIRYTFKIFMS